ACCGTCCCTGAGGCCTCACAACCTGGCTCATCTGACTCTCCAGGCCCTGCCGGGAGTGTGCGGGGCCTGCAGGGTGGCAGGAGGACTGCTGGGTGTGGGAGGGGTGGCAGGGCCACCTGGAGCACATCCTCGGCCACTGGGGTCCTCAGGCGTCATCTCTGAGCTCGGCCCCCCTGCTGCCTTCTCCCCCCACGCCACGTCATCCTCCACAAGAAAGTGTCAATTGTTTGCCATTTGGCAAATAGCAGCCCAGCTGGGTTACATGTTCACAATGTACAAAAACACCAGAGGGGAGACAGTAGAGACACCTGCTGTCTTCCCCGATCCCAGCCCCAGTCCAGGGAGCCCATCCAGccagtatacattttttttttttttaacagaggagGGAGAACTCAAGCTCCAGTGAaagtttatattgtttttttttccctcgtGGTTTTGCTCTGGTTCACAGGGTCGGCGCCTGAACCGCAGGCCTGAGGTGCCGTGGGGAGCTTTTGCTGTGTTCTAGACTGTGCACTGCGGCCTTCGAATCTGCAGAGCCTTGCCTTGTCCGCATGTCAGAGACCAGAAAGCCGAGGCTTGGAGAGGTCAAGCAGCACACTGGAGCTGACCGGGACAGAAAGGGGTCGCACATCCTGTTTGACTCCAGCCCCCGTGCTCATTCCATGGTCCTGGCAGGAGTGCCTTACCTGCTCCGGGGGGACGGGGGAGGTGCCCCGCGGTGCACTGGAAGCCGGACCCCCGCCACCCAAAGGCTCGAGCTGTGGAGGCCCTGCAGGGAGTGCTGCAACCTGGGCAAGACTGGGGTGCATTCCCGAATGGGGAGCGAGGGGGATGTGGTGGGGACGAAGCCCGACCCGGCCTCCGCTCCTCTGGGCAAGTCCAGGTCGGGCTCACCCTGAGGGGTGGGTGCCGGGGCGcgctcggggcggggcggggtggggggctccacGCGGCGAGGGTAGCGAAGGCGCCCCGCTTACTTGCGTGTCCTGGTTGGCCGGAGAGTGAGCCCCAGGGGCCGAGCGAGCCCTcagccccctctgccccaccctgcgCCTTCCGCAGCACCTGGGCCGGGCGGGTGCAGGCGCCTCCCCGAGAGGGCGGGGTCGCAGCGCCCAGGGGGACCCGGGATCACCCCACTCATCAGCCGCGCGTGGTTAACACGGGCAGGGGGCAGGTTTTGTTGTCGTTCCTCTTGGCTTGGCTCCTGGAGCAGACGTGGCTACTCTGCGCAGCGCGCCCAGGCTCGAGGCCGGGAGCCACCCGGTCTTCTCCGAGGTCTccgcacacatgcacgcatgcacagcaccgccaccaccagcagcaccgccagcagcaccagcaccagcaccgccaccagcaccagcaccagcacctccaccagcaccagcaccagcacctccaccagcaccagcatcagcaccagcactgccaccagcaccagcacctccaccagcaccaccagcagcaccagcaccgcCACCAGCACTAGCACCAGCACcgccaccagcaccagcagcagcaccagcaccgcCACCAGCACTGCCACCAGCACcgccaccagcaccagcaccagcaccagcaccctgGCAGCCGAAGCCACCGGGCCTTCACCCCGCACTGAAGCATCACCACGCCCTCCCTGGGGAGACAGGATGAGCAGGGGCTTGCTCCTCCAGAAAGGGCCGGCTCAGTCGGCAAACTCCATACTCCGGGAGGGCAGAAGGCTGTTCTGCCGCCAGCCAATCCTGTTTCAAATCTTGCTCTTGCATGAGTTGGCAGGCCGATCTGGGCAGCCCTTAGGACCCCTATGAACCTCCACTGATCCACCAAGAAGACAACCCTTTCTAGGGTCAGTCTAGAAAGGCCTGTTTTGCACGCTGCCCGGCAAATAGCaagcactgaataaataaatttagcacCTTCCTTCGTGTGGCTCCCGCCACCAAAGCATGAAACATCCACCATTTGGCAGAGGGGATCTGAGGGTGATGgaagcctcctccctcctccagcttGGTCTCCAGGGCTCTGGAAGGCACAAAGAGCCTTTCTTGGGATTATTCTCCTCCAATTTGCCGTTAATGCTCTGAGGGCAGGAAGGCGGCCTGCACCTAACTGCAGTtgtcaccccacccccatcaggtAGAGGGGAGCTCAGTGGGGGGGAGTGGCAACGGGGCGGTCTGGCCCCCAAGGGGACCCACAGTGTCTGTCCCCAGCCAGCAGCTGGCAGcgcaggtggggtgggagggccaTGCGGTATAGGGCAGAGCCACCGCtggcccttccctcccctccagttGGGGTCCGGTCTCCCAGGAGGTGCCTCCATGCCCCATGGGGAGTTGGGCACCTAAAAATGCGTGCGTGCCTCTGAGGGGCACCCCTTCCCTCCAGGGGacccctgcctgtgtcttgggggcgggagccagggaaggggcatgggggtggggatgctGCTGCCCTTGGTCTGGGGCTCCAGGCCTGCCCCCTGCCGCCCTGCCCTCCTGCTTCCTGCCCACAGGTGGCACATCCAGGCGGCCTCGGCCTCGTTGGCTGGAAGACAGGGAAACATCTGCCTTACTTGCTTCCTCAAGAGGTGGCGATGGCTAGGAAAGGGCTTTCCAGCATTTAAAGTGTTACACAGGGCAGTCcggagggctcagtggtttagtgccgccttcagcccaggccgtgatcctggggacccgggatggagtccccttattggctccctgcgtggagcctgcttctccctgtgcctgtgtctctgcctctctctctgcgtgtgtctctcatgaataaataaataaaatctttaaagacaaacaataacaaaaaaaagtgCTGTACACATCTTTCCTGTGCCTTTGAAAGATCCAGGGCCATCTCTAGGTCCCCGCAGGTCCACTCCACCCATTTTTCAGGCCCGGGTGTGGCCGGAATCTTGAAGGCGACAGGGAGAAGTGGGATGGGGAAGgctcctctctcctgctcccaaTCCCGGGAGGGCTGGCGTTGCACGCCTGTGCCAAGGAGCCCACGGTGATGAGGTTGGGGATGACAGAGACACAGACGAGGTCTTTATTGGGAGCCTCTGGGGGGGACCAGAGACCCCAGCACTCTAATCTTACAGAATGTTCAACTGAGGTctttgggggcagggaaggatCAAGATTGCCCACTGCTCTGTTCCTGCCCCTCTCGTCACCTGCAGCCCCAAGGTGAGTACCCCCCTGCCACGTCTCTCCATGCCCAGGAGCCCTCACCTCCTCAacagccccccctccccagcctgacTCAACCATACACAACCCTCAGCTCCAGACACTCTCGCTGTCTCGCCCTCCTTCCTGGGGGAAAGGAACTCAGGAGTTCGGCTTTCGAAAGCCATAGCGCCCGCAGCCCACGCTTCCCGGCACACGGGGCCCGCTCTGGGGCTCGGTCAACTTTCTGTCTCCGGGACTCAGACCCAAACAGCCGTGTTGACATCAAAGCCAGAAGGCGACGGCTCCAGGGCCTTGGGGCAGCTGGCGGCGGGGCCTTCCCCGCGTCTGGGCCCTGCGGTGCCCGGGAAGGGGAGCCGTCCGGGGCCCTTGGGATGGCTCCGCTTCTTGGCCTTGTGCGAGCGGGCGGCCCTGGGCTCGGAGGCCGCGGGGGCTGCCCAGCCCGGCTTCTCCTTCAGCAGCCTGTCCCGGTCCGGCCGCACGCTGCGCAGGAACTTCCTAAAGATGTTCGCCGTGAGAGAGAACCTGCGGCCCAGCTCCCGGGGCTGGCTCCTCTCCCCTCGGGGCTCCCCCATCTCCCCCTTCTCCGCCCCCTTCTCCAGCTCCGGCAGGTCCAGCCAGTTGCCCACCAGGTCCGCAAAGACGTTGTCCCCCAGCACCAGCGGCTGTCGGTTCCGGCCCCGGGACATCAACGTGGAGGTCCAGTCTTCGGGTTCCAGTGGCTCTGGCCCCGGCTGCGTGCGGCCCTGGTGCCCTGCAGGCTGTGCCCCGGGGAGGGGCCGcaccccgcacccgcacccgcacccgcacgcGCTGCCGGCGGCCGGAAGCTCGGTGCCCAGAGGAAGGCACCTGGAGGCGCACTGCGCTGCGGCGGCCCAGCCAGCGGGCTCCGGCTGCGCTCCGGGGCtccctgggccccctggggcTGTGCTCCCTGCAGAGATGTCCAGCCGTTCCAGCGCCGCCTGCACCTGGAGGAGCTTCAGTTCCTGCAGGGCACCCATCATGCAGTTCATCTGATCCTGCAAGTCATCGCCCACTTCCTTCATGGACACCTGCAGGGGAGGGAAAGCGCAGGGCAGGCCGGTGAGCCTGGGGGGGCGGAGGATGGGGagccacggggtgggggggagctcaGGCCTGTGAGCCTGGGGGGGTGCGGAGGATGGGGagccacggggtgggggggagctcaGGCCGGTGAGCCTGGGGGGGGCGGAGGATGGGGagccacggggtggggggggagctcAGGCCTGTGAGCCTGGGGGGGGCGGAGGATGGGGagccacggggtggggggggagctcAGGCCTGTGAGCCTGGGGGGGGCGGAGGATGGGGagccacggggtggggggggagctcAGGCCTGTGAGCCTGGGGGGGGCGGAGGATGGGGAGCCACGGGGGTGGGAGCGCCACCCTCACCACCAGGACCTAGAGCCCTCGCTGCCCAAGCCCACGCCCGCGGGGTCACTCCAGCCTGCCCTGACCCTCCGTGGGGCCCAGCACAAAGCGAGTCAGAGCTGGAAAAGGAGGTGCCTTAACGCTGACAGGTGCACCCCAGAAACACTAGTGGCAGCTGCACAGCCCTGAAGATATGGACACGGAGATCAGCCCGTCTACCTTCGGGCTCACCAGGCCACGAGGAGGCGGCCAGTCTTGTTGCCACCGTACAGATGAGGGAGCGAAGCCCATCAGTGACTTGCTCAGGGTTACATGGATGGTAAGAGGTGGAGCTGAGGGTGCTTCGAGGGTGCACGGAGTTGTGCCGGGCGCCTTTGGCCTTTCCCGCGCCCGTGCTCCTCTCTGGAGCCTCCCCAACGCTGACCACCCCCGACGCTGACCAGGGCGAAGCCGCGACAGTTGGGAGCATTCACCCCATGACAGGAAGGGAGCTGAGGGCCCTCTGGGCACCACCTCTTATGATCTTCCTATAAATCCCACAAGGCTGCTCTTACTGTCCTTATTTTAATGAGATAAGGAGGGGGCGAGGGGTGAGGTCAGCTGCCTGAGGTCACAGCTCACCCCCGGGACGCAAGCAGCCCCACTTGGAATGCTACCAAGCGCTGGCTACTTCACACGGCTGGCCCTGGCGTGGGCTTTGGGGCCCCTTTGTCTCCCCCAGGGCAGCAGACGAAGGAGAGGAACAGGAGGGCAGGACAGGGAGCTCAGATTCCCAAAGACAAAGAGTAGGCCTGGGTCTCCTTCCCTGTGCACACCTGGCGAGTCAGGAGGGAGACAAGGCGCCCAGAGCCCCATGAGCAGCAGCTCTCCCTGCGGCAGCCCTCCTcgccccttccctgcctcccaaaCACCTGCTCTCCTCCAGCGACTCCAGTGCTCCTTCTGCCCACCTCCCGTGCTCAGGCCAGGAGTGGAGACGAGGGAAgtcagcctcccagcctcccataGGCATGAGGCCCGGGGCCCAGGTGGCAGCTGGAAGAGGCTGAGAGGGTGAGGGCCGTGCATGGGGGCCACGCGTGGCAGCCGTGCAGGGACTGCTGCTCTGATGACATTCTCGTCCCAGTGGCCTGGGTCCTGCCGGCTCCTGCCCAGGATCTGCTCTGCTCCCAACAGCACACCCGGCGGGAGGGGACCAGCTATCTCTGAAGC
This is a stretch of genomic DNA from Canis lupus baileyi chromosome 12, mCanLup2.hap1, whole genome shotgun sequence. It encodes these proteins:
- the INKA2 gene encoding PAK4-inhibitor INKA2 isoform X1 — its product is MDCYLRRLKQELDFSILEEIEWGHFIPPTASDLTWTVFSLLEGSLQASDSLPVGEMKPLAISLPLSPCGVSMKEVGDDLQDQMNCMMGALQELKLLQVQAALERLDISAGSTAPGGPGSPGAQPEPAGWAAAAQCASRCLPLGTELPAAGSACGCGCGCGVRPLPGAQPAGHQGRTQPGPEPLEPEDWTSTLMSRGRNRQPLVLGDNVFADLVGNWLDLPELEKGAEKGEMGEPRGERSQPRELGRRFSLTANIFRKFLRSVRPDRDRLLKEKPGWAAPAASEPRAARSHKAKKRSHPKGPGRLPFPGTAGPRRGEGPAASCPKALEPSPSGFDVNTAVWV
- the INKA2 gene encoding PAK4-inhibitor INKA2 isoform X3, translating into MDCYLRRLKQELVSMKEVGDDLQDQMNCMMGALQELKLLQVQAALERLDISAGSTAPGGPGSPGAQPEPAGWAAAAQCASRCLPLGTELPAAGSACGCGCGCGVRPLPGAQPAGHQGRTQPGPEPLEPEDWTSTLMSRGRNRQPLVLGDNVFADLVGNWLDLPELEKGAEKGEMGEPRGERSQPRELGRRFSLTANIFRKFLRSVRPDRDRLLKEKPGWAAPAASEPRAARSHKAKKRSHPKGPGRLPFPGTAGPRRGEGPAASCPKALEPSPSGFDVNTAVWV
- the INKA2 gene encoding PAK4-inhibitor INKA2 isoform X2, with amino-acid sequence MKQQEQWAEMEVVGPWRAVWRGCWETAAVRLRTWACAEMLVSMKEVGDDLQDQMNCMMGALQELKLLQVQAALERLDISAGSTAPGGPGSPGAQPEPAGWAAAAQCASRCLPLGTELPAAGSACGCGCGCGVRPLPGAQPAGHQGRTQPGPEPLEPEDWTSTLMSRGRNRQPLVLGDNVFADLVGNWLDLPELEKGAEKGEMGEPRGERSQPRELGRRFSLTANIFRKFLRSVRPDRDRLLKEKPGWAAPAASEPRAARSHKAKKRSHPKGPGRLPFPGTAGPRRGEGPAASCPKALEPSPSGFDVNTAVWV